A single window of Micrococcaceae bacterium Sec5.1 DNA harbors:
- a CDS encoding siderophore-interacting protein, with protein MAALPVSSSATRTTRPQVNLRVLRKEWLSPHMVRIVAGGPGFSDYVNNEYVDRYVKIVFPQPGVDYQLPLDLWAIRETMPREQWPHTRTYTIRWVDLEERELAIDFVVHGDEGLAGPWAAAAEPGDTLIFTGPGGAYNPAPDADWHLFAGDDAAIPAIAACIETLAPEARGYAFLEVDSAEDILPISAPAGLELRWLQRNGVPAGSSELLLEALREMQWLPGRVDVFAHGERGYMKGLRQIFFAERGLERSQVSLSGYWAQGRVEEVFQAEKKLPVGQI; from the coding sequence ATGGCTGCTCTCCCCGTATCTTCATCCGCCACCCGGACCACACGCCCGCAGGTCAACCTGAGGGTCCTGCGCAAAGAATGGCTCTCGCCTCACATGGTGCGGATCGTCGCCGGCGGGCCAGGGTTCAGCGACTACGTGAACAACGAATACGTGGACCGGTACGTCAAGATCGTTTTTCCCCAGCCCGGCGTTGATTACCAACTTCCACTGGACCTGTGGGCCATCCGCGAGACGATGCCACGAGAGCAATGGCCGCACACCCGGACTTACACCATCCGCTGGGTGGACCTGGAAGAACGGGAACTGGCGATTGACTTCGTAGTCCATGGCGACGAGGGCCTGGCAGGGCCTTGGGCAGCGGCAGCGGAACCTGGGGACACTCTGATTTTTACCGGCCCCGGCGGCGCCTACAATCCTGCGCCCGACGCCGATTGGCACCTCTTCGCCGGAGATGACGCCGCGATTCCAGCCATCGCAGCCTGCATAGAGACTCTCGCTCCGGAAGCCCGCGGATACGCGTTCCTTGAGGTGGACAGCGCCGAGGACATCCTGCCTATCTCTGCTCCTGCCGGACTGGAACTCCGTTGGCTCCAGCGCAACGGAGTGCCGGCCGGATCAAGCGAACTGCTGCTTGAGGCGCTTCGTGAAATGCAGTGGCTGCCCGGCCGCGTAGATGTCTTTGCGCATGGCGAACGGGGCTACATGAAGGGCCTCCGGCAGATCTTCTTCGCCGAGCGCGGCCTGGAGCGTTCGCAGGTTTCGCTCTCCGGTTACTGGGCTCAGGGCCGGGTAGAAGAAGTTTTCCAGGCCGAGAAGAAGCTTCCCGTAGGACAGATTTAG
- a CDS encoding uracil-DNA glycosylase, with translation MTGEDALFDLEPAGVADRGFEELVDQPLEELMAVDWADALRPVEGQLREALAFVAAQAAQGIHVLPAATNLLRAFRRPLADVKVLILGQDPYPTPGHAVGLSFAVSRHTRPIPRSLANIYRELHDDLGLPPRIHGDLTAWTDQGVLLLNRVLSVAAGSAGSHRGKGWEAITTAAVSAVAHRTDGAGRRSPLVAILWGKDAEAVMPLLDGTPAITSVHPSPLSASRGFFGSKPFSRTNQLLASQGAEPVDWELPIL, from the coding sequence GTGACTGGTGAGGATGCACTGTTTGACCTGGAACCCGCCGGCGTTGCCGATCGGGGCTTCGAGGAGCTTGTTGACCAACCCTTGGAAGAGCTGATGGCCGTGGACTGGGCGGACGCGTTGCGACCCGTGGAAGGCCAACTCCGTGAGGCTTTGGCCTTTGTTGCGGCTCAGGCTGCCCAAGGGATCCACGTCCTTCCTGCAGCTACCAACCTTCTCCGGGCTTTCCGCCGACCATTGGCTGACGTCAAAGTACTCATCCTTGGCCAGGATCCCTACCCAACCCCCGGACACGCCGTCGGGCTTTCCTTTGCCGTTTCGCGGCATACGCGGCCGATCCCCCGGAGCCTGGCAAATATTTATCGTGAACTCCACGACGACCTCGGGCTCCCGCCGCGCATCCATGGCGACCTCACGGCCTGGACGGACCAAGGCGTCCTGCTGCTGAACCGTGTCCTGAGTGTCGCAGCCGGAAGCGCTGGCTCACACCGCGGCAAAGGCTGGGAGGCAATCACGACGGCGGCTGTCAGTGCGGTAGCCCATCGCACCGACGGCGCGGGACGCCGGAGTCCCCTGGTAGCGATTCTGTGGGGGAAGGACGCCGAAGCGGTCATGCCGCTGCTGGATGGCACACCGGCAATCACTTCGGTGCACCCGAGTCCCCTTTCGGCATCACGTGGCTTCTTTGGTTCCAAGCCGTTCAGCCGAACGAACCAGCTGTTGGCGTCACAGGGCGCAGAGCCCGTCGATTGGGAACTACCCATCTTGTAA
- a CDS encoding DUF3263 domain-containing protein, giving the protein MAPQSTGFALEDLAAETRSDSPLSDRDQQMLALERQWWKYAGAKEQAIRELFNLSATHYYQILNALIDTEDALAHDPMLVKRLRRLRTSRQRARTARRLGSDA; this is encoded by the coding sequence ATGGCGCCGCAGTCTACCGGTTTCGCACTTGAAGACCTGGCAGCCGAGACCCGCAGCGACTCACCTCTAAGTGACCGTGATCAGCAAATGTTGGCCTTGGAACGGCAATGGTGGAAGTACGCCGGCGCCAAGGAACAGGCGATCCGTGAGCTCTTCAATCTCTCCGCCACGCACTATTACCAGATCCTGAACGCACTTATCGATACCGAAGATGCGTTGGCCCACGATCCCATGCTGGTGAAGAGATTGCGTAGACTACGTACGTCGCGCCAACGTGCGCGGACAGCGCGCCGTTTGGGGTCCGACGCGTAA
- a CDS encoding LytR C-terminal domain-containing protein: protein MTKFAKDEFDRVPQNSSRQGVHRDAQETVRPNLWPVLTVGAVALVLGLVAFLILPRLGLVAPSASTSVSTPAPQQSETSPSAAPTESSNAPIASGEPSPGTTPSGEASATPSAAPVDKSVAVAVYNGTATAGLASRVAGLVQGDGWALGSVGNWGGLPQQSSVVFYNVPGQKANAEALGKLLGITAVVESPEIQQPLVVVVGPGYR, encoded by the coding sequence ATGACCAAATTTGCCAAGGATGAATTCGACCGGGTCCCACAGAACAGCTCCCGGCAGGGGGTGCACCGTGACGCCCAAGAGACAGTCCGCCCCAATTTGTGGCCGGTCTTGACAGTAGGGGCCGTCGCCCTGGTGCTGGGACTCGTAGCTTTCCTGATACTTCCGCGGCTTGGCCTGGTGGCCCCCAGCGCGTCCACAAGCGTCTCGACGCCGGCGCCCCAGCAGAGCGAAACCTCCCCTTCTGCTGCACCTACCGAATCAAGCAACGCACCCATCGCTTCCGGCGAGCCGAGCCCGGGAACCACGCCTTCAGGCGAAGCTTCGGCAACTCCTTCTGCTGCGCCGGTGGACAAGTCCGTTGCAGTGGCTGTCTACAACGGCACGGCTACGGCTGGGCTTGCCAGTCGCGTCGCGGGCCTGGTCCAAGGCGATGGTTGGGCTTTGGGATCTGTGGGGAACTGGGGCGGCCTGCCGCAACAGTCTTCCGTGGTCTTTTACAACGTCCCTGGACAGAAGGCGAATGCAGAAGCACTGGGCAAACTCCTCGGTATCACCGCGGTTGTTGAGTCTCCTGAAATACAGCAGCCTCTAGTGGTTGTTGTGGGACCTGGCTACCGGTAA
- a CDS encoding cold-shock protein, producing MALGTVKWFNAEKGYGFITVDDSGDDVFVHWSAIQMEGFRALEEGQRVEFELGEGQKGPQAESVRVA from the coding sequence ATGGCTTTGGGAACCGTCAAATGGTTCAATGCCGAAAAAGGGTACGGCTTCATCACTGTGGATGACTCCGGCGACGACGTCTTCGTGCACTGGTCCGCTATTCAGATGGAAGGCTTCCGTGCCCTCGAGGAAGGCCAGCGGGTGGAGTTCGAATTAGGCGAAGGCCAGAAGGGTCCGCAGGCCGAAAGCGTCCGCGTTGCATAG
- the groL gene encoding chaperonin GroEL (60 kDa chaperone family; promotes refolding of misfolded polypeptides especially under stressful conditions; forms two stacked rings of heptamers to form a barrel-shaped 14mer; ends can be capped by GroES; misfolded proteins enter the barrel where they are refolded when GroES binds) gives MAKIIAFDEEARRGLERGLNILADAVKVTLGPRGRNVVLEKKWGAPTITNDGVSIAKEIELDDPYEKIGAELVKEVAKKTDDVAGDGTTTATVLAQALVKEGLRNVAAGADPLSLKRGIEKAVEAVIKELLASAKEIETKEEIAATASISAGDPEIGSLIAEALDKVGKEGVITVEESNTFGLELELTEGMRFDKGYISAYFVTDAERQETVLEDPYILIVNSKISNVKELVTVLEKVMQSNKPLLIIAEDIEGEALATLIVNKIRGTFKSVAVKAPGFGDRRKAQLADIAILTGGQVISEEVGLKLENAGLELLGTARKVVVTKDETTIVEGAGDAEQIAGRVAQIRAEIENSDSDYDREKLQERLAKLAGGVAVIKAGAATEVELKERKHRIEDAVRNAKAAVEEGIVAGGGVALIQAGAKAFANLTLQGDEATGANIVKVAIDAPLKQIAFNAGLEPGVVADKVRGLPSGHGLNAATGVYEDLLAAGVNDPVKVTRSALQNAASIAGLFLTTEAVVADKPEKNAPAAGGDDMGGMGGF, from the coding sequence ATGGCCAAGATCATTGCATTTGATGAAGAGGCACGCCGCGGCCTCGAGCGGGGCCTGAACATCCTCGCCGACGCCGTCAAGGTCACCCTCGGCCCGCGTGGACGCAACGTCGTCCTCGAAAAGAAGTGGGGCGCCCCCACGATCACCAACGATGGTGTTTCCATCGCCAAGGAGATCGAGCTGGACGACCCTTACGAGAAGATCGGCGCTGAGCTGGTCAAGGAAGTTGCCAAGAAGACGGATGACGTCGCTGGCGACGGTACCACCACCGCTACGGTTCTCGCCCAGGCACTGGTCAAGGAAGGCCTGCGCAACGTTGCCGCCGGCGCCGACCCCCTGTCCCTGAAGCGCGGTATCGAGAAGGCTGTTGAGGCAGTCATCAAAGAACTGCTCGCCTCTGCCAAGGAAATCGAAACCAAGGAAGAGATCGCGGCCACGGCTTCCATCTCCGCCGGTGACCCGGAAATCGGCAGCCTCATTGCCGAAGCCCTGGACAAGGTGGGCAAGGAAGGCGTCATCACGGTCGAGGAATCCAACACCTTCGGCCTGGAGCTCGAACTCACCGAAGGCATGCGCTTCGACAAGGGTTACATCTCCGCTTACTTCGTCACCGACGCTGAGCGCCAGGAAACGGTCCTCGAAGACCCGTACATCCTGATCGTGAACTCCAAGATCTCCAACGTGAAGGAACTCGTCACGGTTCTGGAGAAGGTCATGCAGTCCAACAAGCCGCTGCTGATCATCGCCGAAGACATCGAGGGCGAGGCCCTGGCCACCCTGATCGTCAACAAGATCCGTGGCACCTTCAAGTCTGTAGCCGTCAAGGCTCCGGGCTTCGGTGACCGCCGCAAGGCGCAGCTCGCCGACATCGCCATCCTCACCGGTGGCCAGGTCATCTCCGAAGAAGTTGGCCTCAAGCTCGAAAACGCAGGCCTGGAACTCCTCGGCACCGCCCGCAAGGTTGTTGTCACCAAGGACGAGACCACCATCGTTGAAGGTGCCGGCGACGCCGAGCAGATCGCGGGCCGTGTGGCCCAGATCCGCGCCGAGATCGAAAACTCCGATTCCGACTACGACCGCGAGAAGCTGCAGGAACGCCTGGCCAAGCTGGCCGGCGGCGTTGCAGTCATCAAGGCCGGTGCCGCAACCGAAGTTGAGCTCAAGGAACGCAAGCACCGCATTGAGGACGCAGTCCGCAACGCCAAGGCTGCAGTTGAAGAAGGCATCGTCGCCGGTGGTGGCGTTGCCCTCATCCAGGCTGGTGCGAAGGCATTCGCCAACCTCACCCTCCAGGGTGACGAAGCAACTGGTGCCAACATCGTCAAGGTTGCCATCGACGCTCCGCTGAAGCAGATCGCCTTCAACGCTGGCCTCGAGCCGGGCGTTGTTGCTGACAAGGTTCGCGGCCTGCCTTCCGGCCACGGCCTGAACGCTGCCACGGGTGTCTACGAAGACCTGCTTGCTGCCGGCGTCAACGACCCCGTAAAGGTCACCCGCTCGGCTCTCCAGAACGCTGCTTCCATCGCTGGTCTCTTCCTGACCACCGAGGCTGTAGTTGCCGACAAGCCTGAGAAGAACGCTCCGGCTGCCGGTGGCGACGACATGGGCGGCATGGGCGGCTTCTAA
- a CDS encoding ribonuclease HI family protein: MTIIAAADGSALGNPGPAGWAWYVDDSCWRAGGWPHGTNNMGELMAVLDLFRSTAHVPQEELLILCDSQYVINCITKWMPGWKRKGWRKADGKPVLNVDLLKDIDQAIVGRKYTFEWVKGHAGHDLNEAADERARAVATAFQQGTAAPSGPGFTGSDEALAAPLPVPARAGRSFQSHSEPTLFGESGIFGQPDLFSELDEDTSAQELPAEEIVVALERELLRPDVRTDIGRIGVLLHPDFAEIGISGRFWTRDAMMVALEEDPGEPIELEVLSADRLSENTILLNYRSFAHSGSALRSSVWLLDRGQWRLRFHQGTPEN, encoded by the coding sequence ATGACGATTATTGCTGCCGCCGATGGCTCTGCCCTCGGCAATCCTGGGCCGGCCGGTTGGGCCTGGTATGTTGACGACTCCTGTTGGCGCGCAGGAGGTTGGCCCCACGGCACCAACAACATGGGCGAGCTCATGGCTGTCCTGGACCTGTTCCGTTCCACTGCCCACGTACCGCAGGAGGAACTGCTGATCCTTTGCGACAGCCAGTACGTCATCAACTGCATCACCAAGTGGATGCCCGGGTGGAAGCGGAAAGGCTGGCGCAAGGCCGACGGGAAGCCCGTCCTGAACGTTGACCTCCTGAAGGACATCGACCAAGCAATCGTCGGGCGCAAATACACATTTGAATGGGTCAAGGGCCACGCCGGCCACGACCTCAACGAGGCAGCAGACGAGCGCGCACGCGCCGTAGCCACCGCCTTCCAGCAGGGCACCGCAGCTCCAAGCGGACCGGGCTTTACAGGCTCCGACGAGGCCCTCGCCGCGCCTCTTCCTGTCCCGGCCAGAGCCGGTCGCAGCTTCCAATCCCACTCCGAACCCACGTTGTTTGGGGAGTCGGGTATCTTCGGTCAGCCGGATCTTTTCAGTGAACTGGACGAGGATACGTCCGCCCAGGAATTGCCTGCAGAGGAAATCGTGGTCGCCTTGGAGCGCGAGCTCCTACGCCCGGATGTGCGCACTGACATCGGCAGGATTGGAGTATTGCTTCATCCCGACTTTGCTGAGATTGGCATCTCCGGTCGCTTCTGGACCCGGGACGCCATGATGGTTGCCCTTGAGGAGGACCCTGGGGAGCCCATTGAGTTGGAAGTTCTAAGCGCCGATCGCCTGAGTGAGAACACTATCCTGCTGAACTACCGCAGCTTCGCGCATTCAGGTTCGGCCCTCCGCAGTTCCGTTTGGCTTTTGGACCGAGGCCAGTGGCGGCTCCGATTCCACCAGGGCACCCCCGAAAACTGA
- a CDS encoding WXG100 family type VII secretion target has translation MSVISVDTELLQLKSSNVKATVDRICTDVQAMKHGLDELQATWRGSAATNFQSLVLEWSLTQNKVEASLASINMALASAAASYLEVEQGNTQRFAY, from the coding sequence ATGAGCGTCATTTCCGTCGACACGGAGCTCCTTCAGCTCAAGTCGTCCAACGTCAAAGCAACCGTTGATCGCATCTGCACGGACGTGCAGGCCATGAAACACGGACTGGACGAGCTTCAAGCCACGTGGAGAGGCTCAGCCGCCACCAACTTCCAGTCGCTTGTCCTTGAATGGTCCCTGACGCAAAACAAGGTCGAGGCCTCGCTGGCTTCCATCAACATGGCTTTAGCGTCGGCCGCAGCAAGCTACCTCGAAGTGGAGCAGGGCAACACCCAGCGGTTCGCCTACTAG
- a CDS encoding HAMP domain-containing sensor histidine kinase, with translation MLQRWKSASLRSQLVAIIMGLLLLALAATGAGTLTLVKSYLQGQVDDKLKAAVALAQDQQSFDKLSEPNPAVPTDYSLTLYVPGLSPYQFGGLQSDRPAIANITPAEAKARGNAPFQVSGTAGSNWRVVAVGVVANGQNGVVIIGLPLTPVDKVMEHAVLVVVGVGLLTLVLAFFIATWTVARSFRPLARVEKTAAAIAAGDLSRRVEIDNPHTEVGRLGASLNAMLAHIEASFAARAASEARMRRFAADASHELRTPLVTIRGFSELYRHGALATPEDVATAMGRIESEAKRMGSMVEDLLLLARLDEQRPLQLKPVDLQLLAHDAVVDTKASSGNRNITLIGLDGSSPTPAPVQGDEAKLRQVIGNLVGNALRYTPEGTPIELAVGVRTTPEGAFSVIEIRDHGAGIPDAETNKIFERFYRADTSRTRETGGSGLGLAIVAAIVGSHGGSVRVKETDGGGATLVVSLPFREEPAELISQ, from the coding sequence TTGCTGCAACGCTGGAAATCGGCGTCCCTGAGGTCGCAGCTGGTCGCCATCATCATGGGGCTGCTCCTCCTCGCTCTGGCCGCGACGGGCGCCGGCACGCTGACGCTCGTCAAGAGCTACCTGCAAGGCCAGGTAGACGACAAACTCAAGGCCGCCGTCGCGCTGGCCCAGGACCAGCAGTCATTCGACAAGCTGTCGGAGCCGAACCCCGCCGTACCCACTGACTACTCGCTGACCCTGTACGTTCCGGGGCTTTCGCCGTATCAGTTCGGCGGCCTGCAAAGTGACCGTCCGGCGATCGCGAACATCACTCCTGCCGAGGCCAAGGCACGCGGCAATGCCCCCTTCCAAGTGAGTGGCACCGCCGGTAGCAACTGGCGTGTCGTCGCCGTGGGCGTCGTCGCCAACGGGCAGAACGGCGTGGTGATTATCGGCCTGCCGCTGACGCCCGTGGACAAAGTCATGGAACACGCCGTACTTGTTGTGGTGGGCGTTGGCCTGCTGACCCTGGTTCTGGCGTTCTTCATTGCTACATGGACTGTGGCACGATCCTTCAGGCCCCTGGCCCGCGTGGAGAAGACAGCAGCAGCCATCGCGGCAGGTGACCTCTCCCGACGCGTGGAAATCGACAACCCCCATACAGAGGTGGGTCGGCTTGGCGCTTCGCTGAACGCAATGTTGGCCCACATCGAGGCTTCCTTCGCGGCGCGCGCCGCTTCTGAAGCCCGGATGCGCCGCTTCGCCGCCGATGCTTCCCATGAACTCCGGACTCCATTGGTCACCATTCGAGGTTTCTCAGAGCTTTACCGCCACGGCGCGCTGGCCACCCCCGAAGACGTCGCCACGGCCATGGGCAGAATCGAAAGCGAAGCCAAACGCATGGGTTCCATGGTGGAGGACCTCCTCCTCTTGGCCCGGCTGGACGAGCAACGGCCGTTGCAACTCAAGCCGGTGGATCTGCAGTTGTTGGCGCACGACGCCGTGGTGGATACCAAAGCCTCGTCCGGCAACCGGAACATCACGCTCATCGGACTCGATGGATCCTCCCCGACGCCAGCCCCTGTTCAGGGCGATGAGGCAAAGCTCCGGCAGGTCATCGGCAACCTCGTGGGCAACGCCCTGCGCTACACGCCAGAGGGCACCCCTATAGAACTCGCAGTTGGTGTTCGGACCACTCCTGAAGGCGCCTTCTCGGTCATCGAAATCCGAGATCACGGAGCCGGTATTCCAGATGCCGAGACCAACAAAATCTTTGAACGCTTCTACCGGGCCGATACCTCGCGCACCCGCGAGACAGGCGGCAGTGGCCTCGGTCTGGCCATTGTGGCTGCCATCGTTGGCTCGCATGGAGGCAGCGTCCGGGTGAAAGAGACCGACGGCGGCGGCGCAACTTTGGTGGTCAGCCTCCCGTTCCGCGAGGAGCCCGCGGAGCTAATATCCCAGTAA
- a CDS encoding response regulator transcription factor codes for MKKNGPEAKLLVVDDEPNIRELLSTSLRFAGFEVVAASNGREALAAADLHSPDLAVLDVMLPDMDGFTVTRRLRAAGKHFPVLFLTAKDDTEDKVTGLTVGGDDYVTKPFSLDEVVARIRAVLRRTQPLEDDDAVIRVDDLELDDDAHEVRRGGTVIELSPTEFKLLRYLMLNPNRVLSKAQILDHVWEYDFNGDASIVESYISYLRRKVDIDPDAAALIQTKRGVGYVLRTAEKR; via the coding sequence ATGAAAAAGAACGGCCCCGAAGCCAAGCTCCTTGTCGTCGACGACGAACCCAACATCCGCGAGCTTCTCTCCACGTCCCTGCGTTTTGCAGGTTTCGAGGTCGTTGCCGCATCCAATGGTCGCGAAGCCCTGGCCGCCGCCGACCTTCACTCCCCCGATCTCGCAGTCCTGGACGTCATGCTGCCCGACATGGACGGCTTCACAGTAACGCGTCGCCTCCGGGCCGCAGGCAAACACTTCCCCGTCCTGTTCCTCACGGCGAAGGACGACACCGAGGACAAGGTCACAGGCCTGACTGTGGGCGGCGACGACTACGTCACCAAGCCATTCAGCCTGGACGAAGTAGTTGCCCGCATCCGCGCCGTACTGCGCCGGACCCAGCCCCTTGAGGATGACGACGCGGTGATCCGCGTGGACGACCTCGAACTCGACGACGACGCCCATGAGGTCCGACGCGGTGGCACAGTCATTGAGCTGTCTCCCACTGAGTTCAAGCTCCTGCGCTACCTCATGCTGAACCCCAACCGCGTTCTCTCCAAGGCACAGATCCTTGACCACGTTTGGGAATACGACTTCAACGGTGACGCCTCCATCGTTGAGTCGTACATCTCCTATCTACGCCGCAAGGTGGACATCGACCCCGATGCTGCAGCCCTCATCCAAACCAAGCGCGGAGTGGGCTACGTGCTGCGAACGGCAGAGAAGCGCTGA
- a CDS encoding LysE family transporter: protein MTFSDIFNSTGLGLATGLGLIVAIGAQNAFVLRQGILGKHIGAVVAVCALSDALLIAAGVLGTGALIAAAPAAVVVLRFVGAAFLVTYGVLAARRALRPQVLVSSDTPSPDGDAKRGLAAVLTTVLALTWLNPHVYLDIALIGSLASAQGTALQWWFGAGAMLGSILWFCSLGFGARFLRGFFARPKSWRILDGGIAVTMGALGAGLVLGA, encoded by the coding sequence GTGACTTTCTCTGACATCTTCAACTCCACAGGCCTCGGCCTTGCTACGGGCTTAGGCCTAATCGTTGCCATCGGCGCGCAAAACGCCTTCGTCCTTCGGCAAGGAATTCTTGGCAAACATATAGGCGCGGTTGTAGCGGTCTGCGCCCTTTCAGACGCCCTCCTTATCGCCGCGGGGGTGCTTGGCACGGGTGCACTGATCGCGGCCGCTCCTGCCGCCGTCGTGGTTCTGCGCTTTGTGGGGGCCGCATTCCTGGTGACTTATGGGGTGCTTGCGGCTCGTCGGGCCCTTCGCCCGCAGGTGCTCGTTTCTTCGGATACGCCCTCCCCCGATGGCGACGCCAAACGTGGCCTCGCCGCGGTCCTCACCACCGTACTGGCGCTGACGTGGCTCAACCCGCACGTCTACCTGGACATCGCACTTATTGGTTCGCTCGCCAGCGCCCAAGGCACTGCTTTGCAATGGTGGTTCGGCGCCGGAGCGATGCTGGGAAGCATCCTCTGGTTCTGCTCCCTGGGGTTCGGTGCCAGATTCCTGCGGGGCTTCTTCGCCCGGCCCAAGTCGTGGAGAATCCTGGACGGAGGGATCGCCGTGACCATGGGAGCCCTCGGCGCTGGGCTCGTTCTCGGAGCCTGA
- a CDS encoding LysR family transcriptional regulator ArgP, which yields MPQFPSEQLLTFATVLSEGTLDAAARRLHITPSAVSQRLKALEQSSGRVLLQRSNPAQATEAGEVVLRLARQVAQLEADAGVELGLGTDGPQLAVPIVVNADSLAVWFLQALARVPSDLNITFDLHRDDEQHSTSMLRSGTVMAAVTATPEPVQGCRVESLGVMRYRAVAAPAFVDRWFADGVDGGRLNMAPAVDFDRKDTYQWAFVESWPGASQAQQKGPRHYVPASQDFGDAIRLGLGWGLIPEVQCGPDIADARLIELAPERPFDVPLYWQRWKTASRVLDVLSSTVREVSAEYLRTP from the coding sequence ATGCCACAGTTTCCCTCTGAACAGTTGTTAACGTTCGCCACCGTACTTTCGGAAGGCACGTTGGATGCGGCAGCCCGTCGGCTGCACATCACGCCGTCGGCAGTGTCCCAACGCCTGAAGGCGCTTGAGCAATCATCCGGAAGGGTCCTGCTCCAACGGAGTAATCCCGCGCAGGCCACCGAAGCCGGCGAAGTGGTGCTTCGCCTTGCCCGCCAGGTTGCCCAGCTGGAAGCAGACGCAGGCGTGGAGTTGGGTTTGGGCACGGACGGTCCGCAGCTCGCTGTGCCAATCGTGGTGAATGCAGACTCGCTTGCGGTCTGGTTCCTGCAAGCACTTGCCCGTGTGCCCAGCGATCTCAACATCACCTTTGACTTGCACCGTGACGACGAACAACACTCCACCTCAATGCTGCGTTCGGGGACCGTCATGGCTGCAGTCACGGCCACCCCGGAACCGGTGCAGGGCTGCCGTGTTGAGAGCCTCGGAGTCATGCGCTACCGGGCAGTGGCAGCTCCAGCCTTTGTGGATCGTTGGTTCGCGGATGGGGTGGACGGCGGCAGGCTCAACATGGCACCGGCCGTGGATTTCGACCGAAAGGACACCTATCAGTGGGCTTTCGTGGAATCGTGGCCGGGTGCTTCACAAGCACAACAGAAGGGGCCGCGACACTACGTGCCAGCGTCACAGGACTTCGGCGATGCCATTCGCTTGGGCTTGGGCTGGGGATTGATTCCGGAAGTTCAATGCGGGCCCGACATTGCCGACGCGCGCTTGATTGAACTCGCTCCCGAGCGTCCCTTTGATGTTCCGCTCTACTGGCAGCGCTGGAAGACGGCGTCAAGAGTGCTCGATGTCCTTAGCTCCACAGTCCGGGAAGTCTCTGCCGAGTACCTTCGGACGCCCTAG